In one window of Bacteroidales bacterium DNA:
- a CDS encoding glycyl-radical enzyme activating protein, whose product MAEPGLIFDIKRYSINDGPGIRVTVFLKGCPLSCTWCHNPESQSSKVQKLYTASKCIGCKKCIEACPENALHLTSKSGIITNFELCTLCGSCADVCPSMATEMSGKKISVDHIMNAIRKETLLMDTSGGGVTFSGGEPLQHPDLLLSLLKACGLEGIHRAVDTSGYAKWEILEEVSVHTELFLYDVKHMNPEIHKQFTGVSNELILENLRLLSGKGSKIAIRIPLIEGFNTDEFNISRTASFIAALPKNANTVHLLPYHSIASKKYEKLGGLYDPGSLGEPSAVTITGCIEIFRQHGLTAAIGG is encoded by the coding sequence ATGGCGGAACCGGGACTTATATTCGACATTAAACGCTACTCTATCAACGATGGCCCCGGAATCCGTGTAACCGTTTTTTTGAAAGGCTGCCCTTTATCCTGCACATGGTGCCACAACCCGGAAAGCCAGTCTTCAAAAGTTCAGAAATTATATACAGCTTCAAAATGTATTGGCTGTAAGAAATGTATTGAAGCCTGTCCTGAAAATGCATTGCACTTGACGTCGAAATCAGGTATTATAACCAATTTTGAACTTTGCACGCTATGTGGCAGTTGTGCAGATGTTTGTCCCTCCATGGCAACAGAAATGAGTGGCAAGAAAATAAGTGTTGACCATATTATGAATGCCATCAGGAAAGAAACCTTATTGATGGATACTTCGGGAGGCGGCGTCACCTTTTCCGGAGGGGAGCCCCTGCAACATCCAGATTTACTGCTTTCATTACTCAAAGCTTGCGGCCTGGAAGGAATTCACAGGGCTGTTGACACTTCCGGCTATGCTAAATGGGAAATACTCGAAGAAGTCTCTGTCCATACAGAACTGTTCCTTTATGATGTTAAGCACATGAATCCGGAAATTCACAAACAATTTACCGGTGTTTCGAATGAGTTAATTCTTGAGAACCTCCGTTTACTTTCCGGAAAGGGAAGTAAAATTGCTATCAGAATCCCTTTGATTGAGGGGTTCAATACCGACGAATTTAACATCTCCAGGACCGCCTCTTTCATAGCTGCTTTACCCAAAAATGCCAATACTGTTCACCTCCTCCCCTACCACTCCATTGCTTCAAAAAAGTATGAGAAGCTGGGCGGTCTGTATGATCCGGGTAGTCTGGGAGAGCCATCAGCAGTTACAATAACAGGCTGCATAGAAATATTCAGGCAACATGGTTTAACAGCTGCCATTGGGGGATGA